A genomic stretch from Coffea arabica cultivar ET-39 chromosome 10c, Coffea Arabica ET-39 HiFi, whole genome shotgun sequence includes:
- the LOC113714761 gene encoding F-box/FBD/LRR-repeat protein At1g13570: MSSMKQREPPKFLCKLEMEVDKISNLPGHIIDKILSHMSLRDAVRTSVLSSKWRYKWDTLPHLVFDNQSVLVSSQDQTLIKNKLVNIVDHVLLLHSGPIQKFKLSHRDVQGVSDIDRWILFLSRGALKEFVLEIWKGHRYKLPSSIYFCQNLIHLELFNCLLRPPATFDGFKNLKSIDLQHITMDQDAFEHLISSCPLLERLTLMNFDGFTNLNIHAPNLLFFDIGGVFENVSFQDTFQLAVVSIGLYTNTGFDRNHTFGSAGNLIKFFAHLPRIQRLEVQSYFLKYLTAGKVPGRLPTPCIELSFLSLRINFNDVEESLAALCLLRSSPNLQELEMLARPEEQSAMRISANIVEEDYENCPFNQLRFVKIAGISGLRQELNFIKFLLANSPVLEKMTVKPGSTDGGWELLKELMKELLRFRRASVQAQIIYLDP; encoded by the exons ATGAGTAGCATG AAGCAACGGGAACCACCCAAGTTCCTTTGCAAATTGGAAATGGAGGTGGATAAGATTAGCAACTTACCAGGACATATCATAGACAAGATTTTGTCCCATATGTCACTGAGGGATGCTGTAAGAACTAGTGTCTTGTCAAGCAAGTGGAGATACAAATGGGATACACTTCCACACCTCGTATTTGATAACCAATCTGTCTTGGTTTCATCACAAGATCAGACCCTAATTAAGAATAAGCTTGTTAACATTGTTGACCATGTCCTTTTACTCCATTCTGGGCcgatacaaaaatttaagctcTCTCACCGTGATGTTCAAGGTGTCAGCGATATTGATAGATGGATCCTGTTTTTATCAAGAGGCGCCTTAAAGGAATTTGTTCTTGAGATATGGAAAGGCCATAGATACAAGCTCCCATCATCTATATACTTTTGCCAAAACTTGATTCACTTGGAGCTCTTTAATTGTCTTTTAAGACCCCCAGCTACGTTTGATGGGTTTAAAAATTTAAAGAGCATAGATCTTCAGCACATTACAATGGACCAAGATGCATTTGAGCATCTAATATCTAGTTGCCCTTTGCTTGAGAGACTTACACTCATGAATTTTGATGGTTTCACGAATCTTAATATTCATGCGCCGAATCTTCTTTTCTTTGACATTGGAGGTGTATTTGAAAACGTGAGCTTCCAGGATACTTTCCAGCTAGCTGTAGTGTCCATTGGATTGTATACAAACACAGGATTTGATCGTAATCATACTTTTGGCAGTGCTGGAAATTTGATTAAGTTTTTTGCTCACCTGCCTCGAATACAAAGGCTTGAGGTGCAGAGTTATTTCTTGAAG TATTTGACAGCTGGTAAAGTTCCTGGAAGACTGCCTACACCTTGTATTGAGCTCAGCTTTCTTTCCCTAAGGATAAATTTCAATGACGTAGAGGAGAGTTTGGCTGCTCTTTGCCTTCTTAGAAGTTCACCTAATCTACAGGAGCTTGAGATGTTG GCTCGGCCAGAGGAGCAGAGTGCCATGAGAATTTCTGCAAATATTGTGGAAGAAGATTATGAAAATTGTCCATTTAATCAACTGCGATTTGTTAAAATTGCTGGCATCTCTGGTCTCAGACAAGAACtgaattttatcaaatttctGCTTGCAAATTCACCTGTTCTCGAGAAAATGACTGTTAAGCCTGGTTCAACCGATGGAGGATGGGAGTTGCTAAAAGAACTGATGAAGGAGTTGCTCCGATTCCGGAGAGCTTCAGTACAAGCTCAAATTATTTACCTGGACCCTTAA
- the LOC113714333 gene encoding protein DETOXIFICATION 27 isoform X2 yields the protein MGNWGELLLDGHPGEGELQKNVGIGKRFGIESKKLWMIAGPITLGAICQYSLNAITLTFVGFVGEIELAAVSIGNSVISGLAFRLMLTFAVGNRECPGDFMRTSIWRRTNKDTWDIHAEIMDNRCYHCHHFASHFHICSSCS from the exons ATGGGGAACTGGGGGGAGCTACTTCTTGATGGTCACCCTGGTGAAGGAGAACTCCAGAAAAATGTGGGCATCGGTAAAAGATTCGGTATAGAGTCTAAGAAGTTATGGATGATAGCTGGTCCCATTACTCTGGGAGCCATTTGTCAGTACTCATTGAACGCTATCACATTAACTTTTGTTGGTTTTGTTGGGGAGATTGAACTCGCCGCTGTCTCCATCGGTAACTCTGTCATTTCTGGCCTTGCATTTAGACTCATG TTGACCTTTGCAGTTGGGAATAGGGAGTGCCCTGGAGACTTTATGCGGACAAGCATTTGGCGCAGGACAAATAAGGATACTTGGGATATACATGCAGAGATCATGGATAATCGTTGTTACCACTGCCACCATTTTGCTTCCCATTTTCATATTTGCTCCTCCTGTTCTTGA
- the LOC113714333 gene encoding protein DETOXIFICATION 33 isoform X1, producing MGNWGELLLDGHPGEGELQKNVGIGKRFGIESKKLWMIAGPITLGAICQYSLNAITLTFVGFVGEIELAAVSIGNSVISGLAFRLMLGIGSALETLCGQAFGAGQIRILGIYMQRSWIIVVTTATILLPIFIFAPPVLEFFGETTVISRAAGQQY from the exons ATGGGGAACTGGGGGGAGCTACTTCTTGATGGTCACCCTGGTGAAGGAGAACTCCAGAAAAATGTGGGCATCGGTAAAAGATTCGGTATAGAGTCTAAGAAGTTATGGATGATAGCTGGTCCCATTACTCTGGGAGCCATTTGTCAGTACTCATTGAACGCTATCACATTAACTTTTGTTGGTTTTGTTGGGGAGATTGAACTCGCCGCTGTCTCCATCGGTAACTCTGTCATTTCTGGCCTTGCATTTAGACTCATG TTGGGAATAGGGAGTGCCCTGGAGACTTTATGCGGACAAGCATTTGGCGCAGGACAAATAAGGATACTTGGGATATACATGCAGAGATCATGGATAATCGTTGTTACCACTGCCACCATTTTGCTTCCCATTTTCATATTTGCTCCTCCTGTTCTTGAGTTTTTTGGAGAGACCACTGTCATCTCTAGGGCTGCTGGTCAGCAATATTAA